The Paraburkholderia caffeinilytica genome segment ATGCGTTTTTGATGTATTAATGATACCTCGTCGGCACTCCATGGCGCTATGCTTGATGTACAGAGGGAGAGAGACATGGGCCGCAGCCAGGATCGCATCGAAAAACGGGGGCGGGATTGGTACCGCGAGCGCGATTGCGCTTTAGATGAATTCGCCGATCTTTTGCAGAGCGATGACAGCCACCCGACGCGCTATGCGGCGGAAATCATGCAGCGGATTCCCGTTTACGACTGTCAGCAACTCAATGGCATTACAGGCGACGCATCCCGGAGAGCGCAGTTGCAAGCGGAATGGGCTCACGTCTTTCGCGATGGCGCGGGGGTGCTGGTGCTACGGCGGGCATTCGCCGATCTGGGACCCGTGGATGAAGCTACGACTGTCTTCGAATCCATTATCCGCAGTGAGCGGGAGCAAGGCCAGCGTGTCGCGGACCATTTCGCCAAGGCGGGCGCGAATGACCGGATCTGGAATGCCCAGGAGAAGCTCTGCCTCCGGGCGCCCGAAGTATTCGCGGAATACTTTTCGAATCCGATGCTGAGGATCGTGTCGGAGGCATGGCTTGGACCGTGCTATCAGATGACGTCGCAGGTCAATGTGGTTCGCCCTGGAGGTGCTGCTCAACAGGCCCATCGCGATTACCACCTCGGTTTCCAGACGGCTGAAAAGGCCGAACGCTATCCCGCGCACGTGCATCAGATGTCGCCCTTCCTCACCCTCCAGGGCGCGGTGGCGCATAGCGACATGCCGGCCGAAAGCGGTCCCACGAAGCTCCTGCCGTATTCGCAGCGATATGCCGAAGGATATCTGGCATGGCGCCGAGCCGATTTCCGGGAATATTTCGAGTCGCATTTCGTACAGCTGCCGCTCGCGAAGGGCGATGCGGTGTTTTTCAATCCCGCGTTGTTCCATGCGGCCGGCGCAAATCGCACTGCAGACGTTCAACGCATGGCGAATCTCCTGCAGGTCTCGTCGGCTTATGGCCGGGCGATGGAGGTGCTCGACCGCAGGAGAATGTGCGAGGCAGTTTATCCGGTATTGCGCGAGCGCCGCGCGTTAGGGTGCATGAGTGGTTCGGAAGCCGCCGCGGCAATCGCTTCCTGCGCTGAGGGATACCCGTTCCCTACGGACCTCGACCGCGATCCGCCGGTCGGCGGGTTGGCGCCGGAAAGCCAGCAGGACCTCATGCAGCGCGCCCTTGACGAGGACTGGGATCCCACCAGATTCACGCTCGCCCTGAACGATCACGCCGCGCGACAACGCTTCGCCTGAATTCCCGCCGGACCTCGGCTCGCAAGCATCGGAATTGATGTTTTTTTGATGGTTTTTTGCCCTTCAGCGATAGAAATACTGCCGTAGTATTGCCCGCTCATGGCGAACAGGCGATTCGCGCGAGATTCTCGAAGTTCGCGCGCCCAGACGCTCTGTCGCGCGACGGTACTTTAGGAAACGTGGAGTAGTGCAAGAAGATGGACCAGTTCAAGGAACTACAGCTCTTCGTCGAAGTTGCCGAGACCGGCAGTATCAGCCGGGCTGCGGAGGCTGTGGATCTTTCCATCTCGGCGGCAAGCCGCTATCTGATCTCGCTGGAGACTCGGCTTGCCGTCCAACTCGTGCGCAGGACGACGCGCAATCTCTGTCTCACACAGGCCGGGGAG includes the following:
- a CDS encoding phytanoyl-CoA dioxygenase family protein produces the protein MGRSQDRIEKRGRDWYRERDCALDEFADLLQSDDSHPTRYAAEIMQRIPVYDCQQLNGITGDASRRAQLQAEWAHVFRDGAGVLVLRRAFADLGPVDEATTVFESIIRSEREQGQRVADHFAKAGANDRIWNAQEKLCLRAPEVFAEYFSNPMLRIVSEAWLGPCYQMTSQVNVVRPGGAAQQAHRDYHLGFQTAEKAERYPAHVHQMSPFLTLQGAVAHSDMPAESGPTKLLPYSQRYAEGYLAWRRADFREYFESHFVQLPLAKGDAVFFNPALFHAAGANRTADVQRMANLLQVSSAYGRAMEVLDRRRMCEAVYPVLRERRALGCMSGSEAAAAIASCAEGYPFPTDLDRDPPVGGLAPESQQDLMQRALDEDWDPTRFTLALNDHAARQRFA